Proteins from one Deinococcus apachensis DSM 19763 genomic window:
- the ispG gene encoding flavodoxin-dependent (E)-4-hydroxy-3-methylbut-2-enyl-diphosphate synthase — MTARRQTVTTWVGNVPVGSAHPIVVQSMTNTDTADAEATAIQVAQLARAGSEVVRVTVNTREAAAALPEIVARLHEVGIDVPIVGDFHYNGHILLREFPETARLLAKYRINPGNVGAGQHHDANFATMIEVAKEFGKPVRIGVNWGSLDQQVLARLMDLNARQGSPKSGTDVMIDAMVTSALESAAYAEKLGLPHDKIIISVKVSSAPELWQVYRQLAPLCDYPLHLGLTEAGMGMKGMVASSVALAPLLVDGIGDTIRVSLTPEPGAPRKLEVEVAQQILQSLGLRQFLPQVTSCPGCGRTTSTFFQHLAQQIQDHIRDAMPEWKAKYPGVEDMQVAVMGCIVNGPGESKHANIGISLPGTGEDPRAPVYQDGKLLTTLKGPRIVEDFKELLERYVEERYGRREATA; from the coding sequence ATGACCGCCCGCCGCCAGACCGTGACCACCTGGGTGGGGAACGTGCCCGTGGGAAGCGCCCACCCCATTGTCGTGCAGTCCATGACGAACACCGACACCGCCGACGCGGAGGCCACCGCCATTCAGGTCGCCCAGCTCGCCCGCGCCGGGTCTGAGGTCGTGCGTGTGACCGTGAACACCCGCGAGGCCGCCGCCGCCCTCCCCGAGATCGTCGCCCGGCTGCATGAGGTCGGGATCGACGTGCCCATCGTGGGTGACTTCCATTACAACGGCCACATCCTGCTGCGGGAATTCCCGGAGACCGCCCGCCTCCTCGCCAAGTACCGCATCAACCCCGGCAACGTGGGCGCCGGGCAGCACCACGACGCCAACTTCGCCACGATGATCGAGGTGGCGAAGGAGTTCGGCAAGCCCGTCCGCATCGGGGTGAACTGGGGTTCCCTGGACCAGCAGGTCCTCGCCCGGCTGATGGATCTGAACGCCCGTCAGGGGAGCCCGAAGTCGGGCACCGACGTGATGATCGACGCGATGGTCACCTCGGCCCTGGAGAGTGCCGCCTACGCGGAGAAGTTGGGTCTGCCCCACGACAAGATCATCATCTCCGTCAAGGTCAGCTCCGCCCCCGAGCTGTGGCAGGTGTACCGCCAGCTCGCGCCGCTGTGCGACTACCCCCTGCACCTGGGCCTCACCGAGGCAGGCATGGGCATGAAGGGCATGGTCGCCTCCAGCGTGGCCCTCGCGCCCCTGCTCGTGGACGGCATCGGCGACACCATCCGCGTGTCCCTCACGCCCGAGCCCGGCGCCCCCCGCAAGCTGGAGGTCGAGGTCGCGCAGCAGATTCTCCAGAGCCTCGGCCTGCGCCAGTTCCTCCCGCAGGTCACCTCCTGCCCCGGGTGCGGCCGCACGACCTCCACCTTCTTCCAACACCTCGCCCAGCAGATTCAGGACCACATCCGCGACGCCATGCCCGAGTGGAAGGCCAAATACCCCGGCGTGGAGGACATGCAGGTCGCCGTGATGGGCTGTATCGTGAACGGTCCCGGCGAGAGCAAGCACGCCAACATCGGCATCTCGCTCCCCGGCACGGGCGAGGACCCCCGCGCCCCCGTCTATCAGGACGGCAAGCTCCTCACGACGCTGAAGGGCCCGCGCATCGTCGAGGACTTCAAGGAACTGCTGGAGCGCTACGTGGAGGAACGGTACGGTCGGCGGGAGGCCACAGCATGA
- a CDS encoding alpha-amylase family glycosyl hydrolase, producing the protein MNWAGEAQHDHTPGYTERLGAGIGETVRVRVRVTLPVTEVKLKLVRVGEIELLPAREVQVPGTEGRWFEAELPIHEARVRYGWLLLFPDDHLNLTALGLHHARRGFRNWFQYLAGHVAPEWAWRSVFYQIFPDRFRNGDPTNDVRTGEYLYGGRPVEHAEWGTPITKKGDVHAHYGGDLQGITQALPYLTDLGVNALWLTPIFVSPSNHRYDISDYRHVDPHLGGDAAWEELSAAADRSGIRIVLDGVFNHMGNENVLFRAAMASKDAPERALFTWRDEPGKPPYHAFFDVPTLPKIDYRNEFAVEEFFSGEESVVRHWLQRGAAGWRLDVAHMIGAGGTDEDNLPLHRALKAAAREERPDAYVFGERFYDPEHALGGQGEDGAMNYHGFGLPVMQWLSGETHLEEPSRMDGTELADILWDAYHALPPQVALSMFNLIESHDISRALKRVEDDRTRFLAAFTLLMGYAGVPCTYYGSEIGLSQHTRGQMPWCRESMPWNEEKWDTELRAKVRALIHLRRDTPVLHEGNLRFLHAEPDALAFLREYTHTDGRVERAVVVASRRAQLHEVTLTLPAGEWRDGLSGEILTGGEVTLNAAGGRVLLQG; encoded by the coding sequence ATGAACTGGGCGGGAGAGGCGCAGCACGACCACACGCCGGGCTACACCGAGCGGCTGGGCGCGGGAATTGGCGAGACGGTGCGGGTCCGGGTGCGGGTGACGCTGCCCGTGACCGAGGTGAAACTCAAGCTGGTGCGGGTGGGCGAGATCGAGCTCCTTCCGGCGCGGGAGGTCCAGGTTCCGGGGACCGAAGGGCGCTGGTTCGAGGCCGAGCTGCCCATCCATGAGGCCAGGGTGCGCTACGGCTGGCTGCTGCTGTTCCCCGACGACCACCTCAACCTCACGGCGCTGGGGCTGCACCACGCGCGGCGGGGCTTTCGCAACTGGTTCCAGTACCTGGCGGGGCACGTCGCGCCCGAATGGGCCTGGCGCAGCGTCTTCTACCAGATTTTCCCCGACCGCTTCCGCAACGGCGACCCCACGAACGACGTGCGAACGGGTGAGTATCTGTACGGCGGGCGCCCGGTCGAACACGCCGAGTGGGGCACGCCGATCACGAAGAAGGGCGACGTTCACGCGCATTACGGCGGGGACCTCCAGGGCATCACGCAGGCTCTCCCGTACCTCACCGACCTCGGCGTGAACGCCCTGTGGCTCACCCCGATCTTCGTCAGCCCGTCAAATCACCGCTATGACATCAGCGATTACCGCCATGTGGACCCGCACCTGGGGGGCGATGCGGCGTGGGAGGAACTGTCGGCGGCGGCAGACCGGTCAGGCATCCGCATCGTCCTCGACGGTGTGTTCAACCATATGGGGAACGAGAACGTGCTGTTCCGGGCGGCAATGGCGAGCAAGGACGCCCCCGAGCGGGCGCTCTTCACCTGGCGGGACGAGCCGGGCAAGCCGCCGTACCACGCCTTTTTCGACGTGCCGACGCTGCCCAAGATCGACTACCGCAACGAGTTCGCGGTCGAGGAATTCTTCAGCGGTGAGGAGAGCGTGGTGCGCCACTGGCTGCAGCGCGGTGCGGCAGGCTGGCGGCTGGACGTGGCCCACATGATCGGGGCGGGCGGCACCGACGAGGACAACCTGCCGCTGCACCGGGCACTCAAGGCGGCGGCGCGCGAGGAGAGGCCCGACGCCTACGTCTTCGGCGAGCGCTTCTACGACCCGGAACACGCGCTGGGCGGACAGGGCGAGGACGGCGCGATGAACTACCACGGCTTCGGCCTGCCGGTCATGCAGTGGCTGAGCGGCGAGACGCACCTGGAGGAGCCCAGCCGGATGGACGGCACGGAACTCGCCGACATCCTGTGGGACGCCTACCACGCCCTGCCGCCCCAGGTCGCGCTCAGCATGTTCAACCTGATCGAGTCGCACGACATCTCGCGGGCGCTCAAAAGGGTGGAGGACGACCGCACCCGCTTCCTGGCCGCCTTCACCCTGCTGATGGGCTACGCGGGCGTGCCCTGCACCTACTACGGCTCGGAGATCGGGCTCAGCCAGCACACGCGCGGCCAGATGCCCTGGTGCCGCGAGTCCATGCCCTGGAACGAGGAGAAATGGGATACGGAGTTGCGGGCGAAGGTGCGAGCACTCATCCACCTCCGGCGGGATACGCCTGTCCTGCACGAGGGCAACCTGCGGTTCCTGCATGCCGAGCCCGACGCCCTCGCCTTCCTGCGCGAGTACACGCACACGGACGGGCGGGTGGAACGGGCAGTCGTGGTGGCGAGCCGCCGTGCCCAGCTACACGAGGTCACTCTCACCCTTCCGGCGGGCGAGTGGCGGGACGGGCTGAGCGGGGAGATCCTGACGGGTGGGGAGGTCACGCTGAACGCGGCGGGGGGACGGGTGCTGCTTCAGGGCTGA
- a CDS encoding DUF7079 family protein: protein MHSERVPPALPLSGAGLRRRWSLWIALSGLWLDTEVMEDDLCSSARVAAVSGYSDDEVSIIFWQEAAPVVAGNLLTPIGVSSGFDEDWLCKRAPGSQRVPPG from the coding sequence GTGCATTCCGAGCGGGTGCCCCCCGCCCTCCCCCTTTCCGGCGCGGGGCTGCGCCGCCGATGGTCCCTCTGGATCGCCCTATCGGGGCTGTGGCTCGACACGGAGGTGATGGAGGACGACCTGTGCTCCAGCGCGCGGGTGGCGGCGGTCTCCGGGTACAGTGACGACGAGGTGAGCATCATCTTCTGGCAGGAGGCGGCCCCCGTGGTCGCCGGGAACCTGCTCACCCCCATCGGGGTCTCGAGCGGCTTCGACGAGGACTGGCTGTGCAAGCGGGCGCCCGGTTCGCAACGCGTCCCCCCCGGCTGA
- a CDS encoding family 43 glycosylhydrolase: MPPRSRLRLAPLALLGLALGALTTSAQPLPEGPTGQTFRNPLLPAGQDPSVVFDGALYHLVQSDEDGISIRTSPTLTGLGDVKKVVVWRGGQSDSPCCELWAPELVREGGKWYIYYAADDGRNENHRMYVLESDRVTGPYTFRGQITDPTNRWAIDGTVFQGPDGRRYFVWSGWEGTENVQQNLYVAPMKNPWTLAGERVKISEPDQPWERIGQPYINEGPEVLVRGGRVFVVYSASGSWTDDYCLGLLSLTGKNVLDPAAWKKSDDCVFARNDAASVYAPGHNGFVKSPDGTEDWQLYHAIEVQGASWGGRSVRAQEFTWNADGTPKFGRPASFDTALPLPSGEYEAEQARTKGVQVQEEPLASGGRAVRLDGPGDSVDFARVRAPRDGTYTLRVRYSNGSGRPARQSVTVNGSATDVTYAPSGWANFGTRPLSVRLRAGENDVRFVQEAGAVQLDAVTVTPASR, translated from the coding sequence ATGCCCCCACGTTCACGCCTGCGGCTGGCGCCGCTCGCCCTGCTCGGCCTGGCCCTCGGGGCCCTCACCACGTCCGCCCAGCCCCTGCCGGAAGGACCCACCGGGCAGACCTTCCGCAACCCCCTCCTGCCCGCCGGACAGGACCCCTCAGTCGTGTTCGACGGCGCCCTCTATCACCTCGTGCAGTCGGACGAGGACGGCATCAGCATCCGCACGTCCCCGACCCTGACGGGGCTGGGCGATGTGAAAAAGGTTGTGGTCTGGCGCGGCGGGCAGTCGGACTCGCCGTGTTGCGAGCTGTGGGCGCCGGAACTCGTGCGCGAGGGCGGCAAGTGGTACATCTACTACGCCGCGGACGACGGCCGCAACGAGAACCACCGGATGTATGTGCTGGAGAGCGACCGGGTGACTGGTCCCTACACTTTCCGGGGCCAGATCACCGACCCCACGAACCGCTGGGCCATTGACGGCACCGTCTTTCAGGGGCCGGACGGCAGGCGCTACTTCGTCTGGTCCGGGTGGGAGGGCACCGAGAACGTGCAGCAAAACCTCTACGTCGCCCCCATGAAGAATCCCTGGACCCTGGCGGGCGAGCGGGTCAAGATTTCCGAGCCCGACCAGCCCTGGGAGCGCATCGGGCAGCCGTACATCAACGAGGGGCCGGAGGTGCTGGTGCGCGGCGGGCGCGTGTTTGTCGTCTACTCCGCGAGCGGCAGCTGGACAGACGACTACTGTCTGGGCCTGCTCAGCCTGACGGGCAAGAATGTCCTCGACCCCGCCGCCTGGAAGAAGTCGGATGACTGCGTCTTTGCGCGCAACGACGCGGCGAGCGTCTACGCCCCCGGCCACAACGGCTTCGTGAAATCCCCCGACGGCACGGAGGACTGGCAGCTCTACCACGCCATCGAGGTCCAGGGGGCGAGCTGGGGCGGGCGCAGCGTCCGCGCGCAGGAGTTCACCTGGAATGCGGACGGCACCCCGAAGTTCGGGCGGCCCGCCTCTTTCGACACGGCGCTGCCCCTGCCCTCCGGCGAGTACGAGGCCGAGCAGGCGCGGACGAAGGGGGTGCAGGTGCAGGAGGAACCGCTGGCCTCGGGCGGGCGGGCCGTGCGGCTGGACGGGCCGGGAGACAGCGTGGACTTCGCGCGGGTGCGCGCTCCGCGTGACGGGACGTACACGCTGAGGGTGCGGTACTCCAACGGCTCGGGGCGTCCGGCCCGCCAGAGCGTCACGGTGAACGGCAGCGCCACCGACGTTACGTATGCCCCGAGCGGGTGGGCGAACTTCGGCACCCGGCCCCTGTCCGTTCGCCTGCGCGCGGGCGAGAACGACGTGCGCTTCGTGCAGGAGGCGGGCGCGGTGCAGCTCGACGCGGTCACGGTGACGCCCGCCTCCCGGTGA
- a CDS encoding AAA family ATPase yields the protein MTDPPPKSPGNPPELVLFVGVQGSGKTSFYRERFSGTHVHVSKDLFPNNRNKARRQRQLIEEALSSGRSVVLDNTNPTWEDRAGAITLARAYRATVTGYVFVTDIQTALERNRGREGKARVPDVAIYATAKRLQHPSPEEGFGTLFAVRLTPAGEFEISPWRTP from the coding sequence GTGACCGACCCTCCGCCGAAATCTCCCGGCAACCCTCCCGAACTCGTGCTGTTCGTGGGGGTGCAGGGCAGCGGCAAGACGTCCTTTTACCGCGAGCGGTTCTCGGGCACCCACGTCCACGTCAGCAAGGACCTCTTTCCGAACAACCGCAACAAGGCGCGGCGGCAACGCCAGCTCATCGAGGAGGCGTTGTCGAGCGGGCGGAGCGTGGTGCTCGACAACACCAACCCCACGTGGGAGGACCGGGCCGGGGCCATAACCCTGGCCCGGGCATACAGGGCAACAGTCACCGGGTACGTGTTCGTCACCGATATCCAGACCGCCTTGGAACGCAACCGGGGCCGCGAGGGGAAGGCCCGGGTTCCCGACGTGGCGATCTATGCCACGGCCAAGCGGCTGCAACATCCCAGCCCCGAGGAAGGCTTCGGCACCCTCTTTGCCGTCCGGCTCACGCCTGCGGGCGAATTCGAGATCAGCCCGTGGAGGACCCCCTAG
- a CDS encoding NADH-quinone oxidoreductase subunit 15 translates to MAHAQDGLLYSQWVELLGWLQAEAAARGLGFEKVADFPDYIYRMERPYDLPTTVMSVALTTGGQPLLVAAVSPRHVDLKGVSLRLMGGGKHWHLHAGERGLLEGKRPFTRERLATLLDGAVKGVA, encoded by the coding sequence ATGGCACACGCACAGGACGGGCTGCTGTACTCGCAGTGGGTGGAACTCCTCGGCTGGCTCCAGGCCGAGGCCGCCGCGCGCGGTCTGGGGTTTGAAAAGGTCGCCGACTTCCCCGACTACATCTACCGCATGGAGCGCCCCTACGACCTGCCCACCACGGTGATGAGCGTGGCGCTGACGACCGGCGGGCAGCCCCTCCTCGTCGCGGCGGTGAGTCCCCGGCACGTGGACCTCAAGGGGGTCTCGCTGCGCCTGATGGGCGGGGGTAAGCACTGGCACCTGCACGCGGGCGAGCGCGGGTTGCTGGAGGGCAAGCGGCCCTTCACCCGCGAGCGGCTGGCGACGTTGCTGGACGGGGCGGTCAAGGGCGTGGCGTAG